The Halomonas binhaiensis nucleotide sequence TGCTCATGAACCATGGTGTGCGACCGAACACGGCTTTCGAACTCTTTGTACTGCTCTTCGGTAGGTAATTCACCAAACAGAAGCAGATAGCTCATTTCTACGAAGTTGGAATTCTTGGCCAGTTGCTCGATCGGGTAGCCGCGGTGCAGAAGAACGCCCTTGCCACCATCGATGTAAGTAATGCCGGATTCGCAGGAGGAGGTGGCCATGAAGCCTGGGTCGAATGTGAACAGACCTTCAGCACCCAGTCCACGCACATCGACAACATCGGGGCCCAGAGAGCCTGAATAGATCGGGAGTTCAATCGGCTTCTCCAGTCCATCCACCGTCAGGGTTGCTTTTCTGTCAGCCATGATTGGCCTCCTTTGTATGCGATATGAAGCGATAAGTCGTTATTTCTCGCTATCGTGTCGGCGAAAACCATGCCGCACTGCCAAAAAGGTGTGCCCACTATAGAAGCGTTCCAGATATTGTCAATTCTTCCATTGGACCTGTTAAGTTGTACTATAAGCTGTTTCTTGCATAAGTTTTGTATAGCTTATGGTGCTTTGCATCATTGTAAAGCATTTTGCACTGCAGCATGATTGATGATCCTGTGATTTTAAGCAGTTTCGTCATGGTTTTTTCATTTCTGCGACGTCAAAATCGAACTCACAGGTATTTGTCATAGGGTGGGGGAGTCCCTATAATTCACGCCGCGACTGGCAGGAACAGGAGGTCGTGTCCAATTGTTGGTCACGATGATACCCTTCCCGAAACCACCGCCCGCTCGGGCCTCTGGCCCAAATGTCGTAGAGTGGGCCATGAGAGTGTGTAGAGAGCCGTGAAAAGCAAACGACCCGTAAACCTGGATCTCAATACGATCCACTTCCCCCTTCCCGCGTTGACGTCGATTACGCACCGTATCACTGGCGTCATTCTCTTTATCGGTCTGATCTTCGCCTTCTGGGCCCTGGACGCTTCATTGTCGTCTGAAGAGGGTTTTGAAGCCGTACGTGATGCATTGGCACATAATTTCTTCGCCAAGCTTGTGGCGTGGGGGCTGTTGTCCGCACTGGCTTACCACTTCGTGGCGGGCATCAAGCACTTCATTATGGACGCTAACATCGGCGTTACTACTGAAGGGGCTGTGAAGAAAGCGCAGATCACTATCGTGGTAAGTGTCGTGCTGATCATTCTGGCGGGGGTCTGGGTATGGTAACCAATATCACAAGTTTCAGCCGTAGTGGACTGTCTGACTGGATCATCCAGCGCGCCAGCGCCGTAGTGATGGCTGTCTACACAGTCTTTCTTGTCGGCTATGTGCTGTTTCACCCGCAGCTCGATTATGCCACCTGGAGCGGTCTCTTCCAGCAGACCTGGATGCGCATCTTCTCGGTACTGGCTTTCGTGTCATTGGCTGCCCATGCTTGGGTGGGCCTGTGGACCGTGACGACTGATTATATCAAGCCGACCTGTATCCGTGTCGCTACCCAGTCCGTCATCATTCTTGCCATCTTCGTGTTCCTGGTCTGGGGCATCCAAGTACTGTGGGGAGCCTGATTCATGTCAAACATGCGTAGTATGACTTTTGACGCCATCATCATCGGTGGCGGTGGCGCAGGCCTGCGTGCTGCACTGGAACTGGCCAAGTCCGGCAAGAATACGGCTGTGCTGTCCAAAGTCTTCCCGACTCGCTCGCACACAGTGTCTGCCCAGGGCGGTATCACTTGTGCCATTGCTTCTGCCGATCCCAATGACGACTGGCGTTGGCACATGTATGACACGGTCAAGGGCGGTGACTACATCACTGACCAGGATGCTGCGGAATACATGTGTTCCGAAGGTCCGAAGGCGGTGTTCGAACTTGAGCACATGGGGCTGCCGTTTTCTCGTTTCGACAATGGCCGCATCTATCAGCGTCCATTCGGTGGTCAGTCCAAGAACTTCGGTGAAGGTGGTCAGGCTGCCCGTACCTGTGCTGCCGCTGACCGTACCGGTCATGCACTGCTGCACACCCTGTATGAAAATAACGTCAAGCACGACACCACTTTCCTTAACGAGTGGTATGCCATCGATCTGGTGAAGAATGCCAACGGCGATGTTGTCGGTTGTATCGCCATGGATATCGAAACTGGCGAAGTGGTTCACATCAAGTCCAAGGCTACCGTGCTGGCGACTGGTGGCTCCGGTCGTATCTATGCCTCTACTACCAATGCCCTGATCAACACGGGTGATGGTATCGGCATGGCTCTGCGGGCTGGTGTGCCTATCCAGGATATCGAGATGTGGCAGTTCCACCCGACCGGTATTCACGGTGCTGGCGTGCTGGTGACGGAAGGCTGTCGTGGCGAAGGTGGCTATCTGATCAACAAGGATGGCGAGCGCTTCATGGAGCGTTATGCTCCGAATGCCAAGGACCTGGCCGGTCGTGACGTCGTGGCTCGCTCCATGGTGATGGAAATTCTTGAAGGACGTGGTTGCGGCGAGAATGGCGACCATGTCTATCTCAAGCTCGACCACCTGGGCGAAGAGGTTCTCAGCAAGCGTCTTCCGGGTATCGTGGAACTGTCCAAGACCTTCGCTCATGTGGATCCGGCCAAGGAGCCGATTCCCGTGGTTCCGACCTGCCACTACATGATGGGTGGTGTTGCTACCAATATCCATGGTCAGGCCATCGGTCAGGACAAGGACGGTAACGACTACATCATCAATGGTCTGTATGCATGTGGTGAGGCGGCGTGTGTCTCTGTACACGGTGCCAACCGTCTGGGTGGTAACTCTCTGCTTGACCTGGTGGTCTTCGGCCGTGCTGCCGGCATGTTCATCGAGAGCGCGCTGAATGAAGGTGTCGACTACCTTGATGCTCGTGATTCCGATGTTGAAACGGCCATGCAGCGTATCAACCGCTGGAACGAGTCAAGTGGCGGCGAGAGCGTGGCTGACCTCAAGCGTGAGCTGCAGAGCATCATGCAGAACTCTTTCGGTGTATTCCGCGAAGAGAAGAACATGAAGGATGGCGTCGAGAAGCTGGCTGAGCTGCGTGGCCGTATTGCTGAAGCTCACCTGTCTGACAAGTCCCTGGCTTTCAATACTGCTCGTGTCGAAGCTCTCGAACTGGACAACCTGATGGAAGTGGCTGAAGCCACCGCCATTGCCGCGCTCGAGCGCAAGGAAAGTCGTGGTGCGCATTGCCGCTACGACTATCCGGATCGTGACGACGTCAACTGGCTCAAGCACTCGATGTTCTTCCCTGGTGAGAAGCGCGTTGGTCAGCGTGATGTCAACTTCGCGCCGAAGACCATGGATAAGTTCGAGCCGAAAATCCGCACATACTAAGGAGGAGTCACGATGTCCAAGCTTCAGGTATCCCTGTATCGCTATAATCCGGAAACTGACTCCGCACCTTATATGCAGGAGTTCGAGGTCGACACCCAAGGACGTGATCTCATGGTCCTCAACCTGCTTGAGCTGATCAAGCAGGACGATACGACTGTCGCCTATCGTCGCAGCTGCCGTGAGGGTGTGTGTGGCTCCGACGGCATGAACATGAACGGCAGCAACGGCCTGGCTTGTATTACACCGCTGTCCCAGGTGGTGAAGAACAACAAGCTGGTGTTGCGTCCGCTGCCTGGCCTACCGGTCGTTCGGGACCTGGTGGTCGACATGAGCCTGTTCTATCAGCAGTACGAGCGTATTCAACCGTACTTGAAGAACGATGCGCCGGCGCCGGCCATCGAGCGTCTGCAGTCTCCGGAAGATCGCGACAAGCTGGATGGGCTCTACGAGTGCATTCTGTGCGCCTGTTGCTCTACGGCCTGTCCGTCCTTCTGGTGGAATCCGGACAAGTTCGTTGGTCCGGCAGGTCTGCTGAAGTCCTATCGCTTCCTGGCCGACTCTCGCGATACGGCAACCAATGAGCGTTTGTCTGATCTGGAAGACCCGTTCTCTGTCTTCCGTTGCCGCGGAATCATGAATTGTGTCGCGGTATGTCCGAAAGGACTCAACCCGACACGTGCGATTGGCAAAATTCGTGAGATGTTGCTGGCAAATGCCACTTAAATCGTGGCGCTGAGCTTGCTATCATATGTCGGTCCTGGGCGCGACAATCTGTCGCGCTGGGGCTGCGAAGAACTTCGCTTCGGCAGAAGTGTCGAAAGCCGGTGCCTTGGGCACCGGCTTTTGAACATGGAGCAAGTCATGGCTGGCTGACATTGTTGTCAGTAGCAGAACCACAGGGCGCTTGGCATAGGTCGGTGCCAAGGGGTGACAAGCAGGCAGAATGCTTTCTGTCAGGCGTTACTCCCGAGGCAGGCCAAGGTGCTGAGCCCAATACCACCCCATCAGTGCAGGGTGACCGAGAGATGCAAGAAGGCATAATGGAGTTGATGTGGCGCTCCTCTCACGTAACGGGCAGTAACGTCCACTACGTAGAAGCGCTCTACGAGCAGTACCTCGACGACCCCGCTGCCGTTCCCCAAGAATGGCGCGACTACTTCGACCAGCTGCCTAACCCCGATGGACAGGGTTCCGGTAGCGCAACGTCCCACGATATCCCCCTCACGCCGATTCGCGAGCAGTTCTATCAGCTAGGCAAGCAACAGCACCGTGCTGCCTATGCCATCGCTCCGAGTTCCGACGGCGAAGACAGCCGTAAACAGGTTCGCGTTCTCCAGCTGATCAATGCTTACCGCTTCCGCGGTCACCAGCATGCGAATATCGATCCGCTCGGTCTGCGTGACCCGAGTGCGGTTCCTGATCTGGATCTGGCTTTCCATCAGCTGTCCAAGGCCGACCTTGAGACTGAATTCCAGACAGGCTCATTCTTCCTGGGCCAGGACCAGGCTCCGCTGCGAGTGATTGTCGACGCTCTGGAGCAGACTTACTGCCGTTCCATTGGTTGTGAGTTCATGCATATCGTCGATACCGAAGAAAAACGTTGGCTGCAGCAGCGTTTTGAGTCGGTGCGCTCGAAGCCGCCCTATACCGAGGGTATGCGCAAGCATGTTCTGGAACGCCTGACTGCCGCCGAAGGTCTGGAGAGCTACCTGGCCTCCAAGTATCCGGGTACCAAGCGCTTTGGTCTTGAGGGTGGCGAGTCCTTCATTCCGATGATGGACGAGCTGATCCAGCGCGCTGGTAGCTACGGTACCAAGGAAGTGGTTATTGGCATGGCCCACCGTGGCCGCCTCAACGTGCTGGTCAATATTCTCGGCAAGAATCCATCCGAATTGATCGATGAATTCGACGGCAAGAAGTTGATCGAGCGCGGGTCTGGTGATGTCAAATACCATCAGGGCTTCAGCTCGAATGTCATGACACCGGGTGGGGAAGTCCACTTGGCCATGTCGTTCAACCCTTCGCATCTCGAAATCGTGGCTCCGGTAGTCGAAGGCTCCGTGCGTGCCCGCCAGGATCGCCGCAATGACGGCGATGGTGGCAAGGTTCTGCCGATCAATGTCCATGGTGATGCGGCCTTTGCCGGCCAGGGCGTGGTCATGGAGACATTCCAGATGTCTCAGACCCGTGCCTACAAGACAGGCGGTACTGTCCATATCGTCATCAACAACCAGGTCGGCTTCACCACGTCTGATCCGCTCGATGCACGTTCCACCGAGTATTGCACCGACATTGCCAAGATGGTTCAGGCTCCGATCCTCCACGTCAATGGTGATGACCCTGACGCTGTGCTTCATGTCACTCAGGTAGCACTGGATTATCGTCAGCAGTTCAGCAAGGACGTAGTGATTGACCTGGTCTGCTATCGTCGTCGTGGTCACAATGAGGCAGATGAGCCGTCTGGTACCCAGCCGCTGATGTACCAGAAGATCAAGGATCATCCCTCTTCCCGCGCCATCTATGCCACGCGCCTGGTTCAGGAAGGCGTGGTCAGCGAAGATGAAGCCAAGGCGCTGATCGAGAAGTACCGTGATGATCTGGTCGCTGGCAACCATGTGGCCAATGCCCTGGTACAGGAACCGAACACTTCTCTGTTCGTCGACTGGAAGCCATACCTGGGCCATGAGTGGACCGGTTATGCAGATACTTCCTTGGATCTCAAACGTCTGCAGCAGCTTGCTGCCAAGATGTGCGAGGTTCCGGAGGGCTTTGCCGTTCAGCGTCAGGTCGCCAAGATCTATGAAGATCGGCGCAAGATGCAAGGTGGCGGCCTGGCACTGAACTGGGGCTTTGCCGAGACACTTGCCTACGCCACTCTGCTGGATCAGGGGCATCCTATCCGCTTGACCGGACAGGATGTGGGGCGCGGTACCTTCTCTCACCGTCATGCTGTATTGCATAACCAGAAGGACGCTTCTCTGCACGTTCCGCTGCAGCATCTGGCACCGGGGCAACCGGACTTCACCATCCACGACTCCTTCCTTTCGGAAGAAGCGGTGCTGGCCTTCGAATACGGCTATGCCACCACCATGCCCAATGCGCTGGTGATCTGGGAGGCTCAGTTCGGTGATTTCTTCAACGGTGCCCAGGTGGTGGTTGACCAGTTCATCTCTTCCGGGGAAACCAAATGGGGCCGACTGTGTGGACTGACCATGCTGTTGCCGCACGGTTTCGAAGGGCAGGGGCCTGAGCACTCATCTGCACGTCTGGAACGCTTCCTGCAGTTGTGCGCCGAGTACAATATGCAGGTTTGTGTGCCGACTACTCCGGCTCAGATCTTCCACTTGTTGCGGCGCCAGGTGATTCGTCCGCTGCGCAAGCCGTTGGTGATCATGTCACCGAAGAGCCTGTTGCGTCATAAGGAAGCTGTATCCAGTCTCGAAGAGCTGGCCCATGGCAGTTTCCAGATGGTGCTTCCGGATCAAGGCAAGCGAGATGCCAGTCAGGTCAAGCGCGTCATCATGTGTTCAGGCAAGGTTTACTATGACCTGGACAATTGGCGTGAGGAAAACCTGCTCGATGATGTGGCGATCATTCGGGTTGAGCAACTGTA carries:
- a CDS encoding 2-oxoglutarate dehydrogenase E1 component; the protein is MQEGIMELMWRSSHVTGSNVHYVEALYEQYLDDPAAVPQEWRDYFDQLPNPDGQGSGSATSHDIPLTPIREQFYQLGKQQHRAAYAIAPSSDGEDSRKQVRVLQLINAYRFRGHQHANIDPLGLRDPSAVPDLDLAFHQLSKADLETEFQTGSFFLGQDQAPLRVIVDALEQTYCRSIGCEFMHIVDTEEKRWLQQRFESVRSKPPYTEGMRKHVLERLTAAEGLESYLASKYPGTKRFGLEGGESFIPMMDELIQRAGSYGTKEVVIGMAHRGRLNVLVNILGKNPSELIDEFDGKKLIERGSGDVKYHQGFSSNVMTPGGEVHLAMSFNPSHLEIVAPVVEGSVRARQDRRNDGDGGKVLPINVHGDAAFAGQGVVMETFQMSQTRAYKTGGTVHIVINNQVGFTTSDPLDARSTEYCTDIAKMVQAPILHVNGDDPDAVLHVTQVALDYRQQFSKDVVIDLVCYRRRGHNEADEPSGTQPLMYQKIKDHPSSRAIYATRLVQEGVVSEDEAKALIEKYRDDLVAGNHVANALVQEPNTSLFVDWKPYLGHEWTGYADTSLDLKRLQQLAAKMCEVPEGFAVQRQVAKIYEDRRKMQGGGLALNWGFAETLAYATLLDQGHPIRLTGQDVGRGTFSHRHAVLHNQKDASLHVPLQHLAPGQPDFTIHDSFLSEEAVLAFEYGYATTMPNALVIWEAQFGDFFNGAQVVVDQFISSGETKWGRLCGLTMLLPHGFEGQGPEHSSARLERFLQLCAEYNMQVCVPTTPAQIFHLLRRQVIRPLRKPLVIMSPKSLLRHKEAVSSLEELAHGSFQMVLPDQGKRDASQVKRVIMCSGKVYYDLDNWREENLLDDVAIIRVEQLYPFPKEELFETISQYTNTTDIVWCQEEPLNQGAWYSMQHNLRSVAEELKAGFGATLKFAGRPASAAPAAGYMSVHIEQQRQLVEDAFNL
- the sdhA gene encoding succinate dehydrogenase flavoprotein subunit; this translates as MSNMRSMTFDAIIIGGGGAGLRAALELAKSGKNTAVLSKVFPTRSHTVSAQGGITCAIASADPNDDWRWHMYDTVKGGDYITDQDAAEYMCSEGPKAVFELEHMGLPFSRFDNGRIYQRPFGGQSKNFGEGGQAARTCAAADRTGHALLHTLYENNVKHDTTFLNEWYAIDLVKNANGDVVGCIAMDIETGEVVHIKSKATVLATGGSGRIYASTTNALINTGDGIGMALRAGVPIQDIEMWQFHPTGIHGAGVLVTEGCRGEGGYLINKDGERFMERYAPNAKDLAGRDVVARSMVMEILEGRGCGENGDHVYLKLDHLGEEVLSKRLPGIVELSKTFAHVDPAKEPIPVVPTCHYMMGGVATNIHGQAIGQDKDGNDYIINGLYACGEAACVSVHGANRLGGNSLLDLVVFGRAAGMFIESALNEGVDYLDARDSDVETAMQRINRWNESSGGESVADLKRELQSIMQNSFGVFREEKNMKDGVEKLAELRGRIAEAHLSDKSLAFNTARVEALELDNLMEVAEATAIAALERKESRGAHCRYDYPDRDDVNWLKHSMFFPGEKRVGQRDVNFAPKTMDKFEPKIRTY
- a CDS encoding succinate dehydrogenase iron-sulfur subunit — encoded protein: MSKLQVSLYRYNPETDSAPYMQEFEVDTQGRDLMVLNLLELIKQDDTTVAYRRSCREGVCGSDGMNMNGSNGLACITPLSQVVKNNKLVLRPLPGLPVVRDLVVDMSLFYQQYERIQPYLKNDAPAPAIERLQSPEDRDKLDGLYECILCACCSTACPSFWWNPDKFVGPAGLLKSYRFLADSRDTATNERLSDLEDPFSVFRCRGIMNCVAVCPKGLNPTRAIGKIREMLLANAT
- the sdhD gene encoding succinate dehydrogenase, hydrophobic membrane anchor protein — encoded protein: MVTNITSFSRSGLSDWIIQRASAVVMAVYTVFLVGYVLFHPQLDYATWSGLFQQTWMRIFSVLAFVSLAAHAWVGLWTVTTDYIKPTCIRVATQSVIILAIFVFLVWGIQVLWGA
- the sdhC gene encoding succinate dehydrogenase, cytochrome b556 subunit; this encodes MKSKRPVNLDLNTIHFPLPALTSITHRITGVILFIGLIFAFWALDASLSSEEGFEAVRDALAHNFFAKLVAWGLLSALAYHFVAGIKHFIMDANIGVTTEGAVKKAQITIVVSVVLIILAGVWVW